One window of the Verrucomicrobium sp. genome contains the following:
- a CDS encoding DNA topoisomerase, translating into MVTEERKPRQELSPGLFDLTTLQREANGRFGLSAKRTLQVAQALYERHKVLTYPRTDSRHLPEDYLPTVKSVLQAMTAPSLAPFAKTALESGWVTQIKRVFDNSRVSDHFAIIPTGKAPDTLDEFEFKVYEMVARRFIAVFFPAARYEVVTRITRVESHPFKTEGKILRDPGWQAIYGRTDLGADSEANTVPVEEGENVATREVEVRPFTTKPPAHYSEATLLSAMEGAGKLVEDEQLREAMGKKGLGTPATRAAIIEGLILEKYVQRDGRDLLAMPKAIALMELLRATGIPALTSPEMTGEWEHKLKQMEEGKIDRGTFMREITDLTRHIVENARNFEETETHSKPFPGKGPNGEPMIETLRFYQTPDAAFRMSKYVAGRLLEPQEAAQLLEKRFLGPLTGFRSRLGRPFSAALKLNAENKIEFVYEDSAATPGMEAIDTATAEPLGNCPVCGGRVFEGTLSYICENALKENPTCKFKVGKKILMQDMTREQVAKLLATKKTDLLNNFISQRTKRRFSAYLVIKEDGKTGFEFEPREPKAKKGAAAKGKKAASKPAPETKPEQE; encoded by the coding sequence ATCGTCACCGAAGAGCGCAAGCCCCGCCAGGAGCTTTCCCCCGGCCTCTTCGACCTCACCACCCTTCAGCGGGAGGCCAACGGCCGCTTCGGCCTCTCCGCCAAGCGGACCCTCCAGGTCGCCCAGGCCCTCTACGAGCGGCACAAGGTCCTCACCTACCCGCGTACCGATTCCCGCCACCTGCCGGAGGATTACCTCCCCACCGTCAAATCGGTCCTCCAGGCCATGACCGCCCCCAGCCTGGCCCCGTTTGCCAAGACCGCCCTGGAATCCGGCTGGGTCACCCAGATCAAGCGCGTCTTCGACAACAGCCGCGTCTCCGACCACTTCGCCATTATCCCCACCGGCAAAGCCCCGGACACCCTCGACGAGTTCGAGTTCAAGGTCTACGAGATGGTCGCCCGGCGCTTCATCGCCGTCTTCTTCCCCGCCGCCCGCTACGAAGTCGTCACCCGCATCACCCGCGTGGAGAGCCACCCCTTCAAGACGGAGGGCAAGATCCTGCGCGACCCCGGCTGGCAGGCCATCTACGGCCGCACCGACCTGGGCGCGGACAGCGAGGCCAACACCGTCCCCGTCGAGGAGGGCGAAAACGTCGCCACGCGGGAAGTCGAAGTCCGCCCCTTCACCACCAAGCCCCCCGCCCACTACTCGGAAGCCACCCTCCTCTCCGCCATGGAAGGCGCGGGCAAGCTCGTCGAGGATGAGCAGCTCCGCGAGGCCATGGGCAAAAAGGGCCTGGGCACCCCCGCCACCCGCGCCGCCATCATCGAGGGCCTCATCCTCGAAAAATACGTCCAGCGGGACGGCCGCGACCTCCTGGCCATGCCCAAGGCCATCGCCCTCATGGAGCTGCTGCGCGCCACCGGCATCCCCGCCCTCACCTCCCCGGAAATGACCGGCGAGTGGGAGCACAAGCTCAAGCAGATGGAGGAAGGCAAGATCGACCGCGGCACCTTCATGCGGGAGATCACCGACCTCACCCGCCACATCGTCGAAAACGCCCGCAACTTCGAGGAGACGGAGACCCACTCCAAGCCCTTCCCCGGCAAAGGCCCCAACGGCGAGCCGATGATCGAGACCCTCCGCTTCTACCAGACGCCGGACGCCGCCTTCCGCATGAGCAAATACGTCGCCGGGCGGCTCCTGGAGCCGCAGGAGGCCGCGCAGCTCCTGGAAAAGCGCTTCCTGGGCCCCCTCACCGGCTTCCGCAGCCGCCTGGGCCGCCCCTTCAGCGCCGCGCTGAAGCTCAACGCGGAAAACAAGATCGAGTTCGTCTACGAAGACTCCGCCGCCACCCCCGGCATGGAGGCCATCGACACCGCCACCGCCGAGCCCCTGGGCAACTGCCCCGTCTGCGGCGGCCGCGTCTTCGAGGGCACCCTCTCCTACATCTGCGAAAACGCCCTGAAGGAAAACCCCACCTGCAAATTCAAGGTCGGGAAAAAGATCCTCATGCAGGACATGACGCGGGAGCAGGTCGCCAAGCTCCTGGCCACGAAGAAGACCGACCTCCTGAACAACTTCATCTCCCAGCGCACCAAGCGGCGCTTCTCCGCCTACCTCGTCATCAAGGAAGACGGCAAGACCGGCTTCGAATTCGAGCCCCGCGAGCCGAAGGCCAAAAAAGGCGCCGCCGCCAAGGGCAAGAAAGCGGCTTCCAAGCCCGCGCCCGAAACCAAGCCTGAACAGGAATAA
- a CDS encoding adenine phosphoribosyltransferase, with protein sequence MSVSFRSGIERLKDNIRTVPDFPTPGVLFRDISPILNDGQLFRLAITLFTERYHRKSIEKVAAIDARGFIFAGAVANILGIGMVPIRKKGKLPPPCQEIEYKLEYGSSCLSLNEGSFQPGERVLIIDDVLATGGTAAAAAALVRQSGATVVELAFLVEISPLKGRELLGDTPVYSSIVY encoded by the coding sequence ATGAGCGTCTCCTTTCGCAGCGGCATCGAGCGGTTAAAAGACAACATCCGCACCGTCCCGGACTTTCCCACCCCCGGCGTCCTCTTCCGGGACATCAGCCCCATCCTGAACGACGGGCAGCTCTTCCGCCTCGCCATCACCCTCTTCACCGAGCGCTACCACCGCAAAAGCATCGAGAAAGTCGCCGCCATCGACGCGCGCGGCTTCATCTTCGCCGGCGCCGTGGCCAACATCCTGGGCATCGGCATGGTCCCCATCCGCAAAAAGGGCAAACTCCCCCCGCCCTGCCAGGAAATCGAATACAAGCTCGAGTACGGCAGCAGCTGCCTCTCCCTGAACGAAGGCTCCTTCCAGCCCGGAGAGCGCGTCCTCATCATCGACGACGTCCTGGCCACCGGCGGCACCGCCGCGGCGGCAGCGGCCCTCGTCCGCCAGTCCGGAGCCACCGTCGTCGAGCTGGCCTTTCTGGTCGAAATTTCCCCCCTCAAAGGCCGGGAACTGCTGGGCGACACGCCCGTTTACAGTTCCATCGTTTATTAA
- the queC gene encoding 7-cyano-7-deazaguanine synthase QueC: MKAAVLVSGGMDSVSALYAARKEHQLVLALSFDYGAKHNAREIPMAAWHAQKLGVPHQVIPLDFIGRHFKSDLLQSGGEIPKGHYEEESMKQTVVPFRNGIMLAIAAGLAESREAEALVIAAHSGDHAIYPDCREDFMKAIGDAIRLGTYAGIEVLRPFIAMTKAQIARAGHEAGVDFARTWSCYIGGEVHCGECGTCVERREAFLLAGLPDPTVYAATPPLPAKP, translated from the coding sequence ATGAAAGCCGCCGTCCTCGTCAGCGGCGGGATGGACTCCGTCTCCGCCCTCTACGCCGCGCGGAAGGAGCACCAGCTCGTTCTCGCCCTTTCCTTCGACTACGGCGCCAAGCACAACGCGCGGGAAATCCCCATGGCCGCCTGGCACGCCCAAAAGCTCGGCGTCCCCCACCAAGTCATCCCCCTCGACTTCATCGGGCGGCACTTCAAGTCGGACCTCCTCCAGTCCGGCGGGGAGATCCCGAAGGGCCATTACGAGGAGGAGTCGATGAAGCAGACCGTCGTCCCCTTCCGCAACGGCATCATGCTGGCCATCGCCGCAGGCCTCGCGGAAAGCCGGGAGGCGGAGGCCCTCGTCATCGCCGCCCATTCCGGCGACCACGCCATCTACCCCGACTGCCGGGAGGACTTCATGAAGGCCATCGGCGACGCCATCCGGCTGGGCACCTACGCGGGCATCGAAGTCCTGCGCCCCTTCATCGCCATGACGAAGGCCCAGATCGCCCGCGCGGGGCACGAGGCCGGAGTCGATTTCGCCCGAACATGGTCCTGCTACATCGGCGGGGAGGTCCACTGCGGCGAGTGCGGCACCTGCGTCGAGCGCCGGGAGGCCTTCCTCCTGGCCGGCCTGCCGGATCCCACCGTCTACGCGGCCACGCCGCCGCTGCCGGCAAAACCCTAG
- the queF gene encoding preQ(1) synthase, with protein MASKRPGNVSLLGRSEMRMPATPGDAKLETFPNPTPKGRYTVRFETSEFTSLCPVTGQPDFGTLQIEYRPAKLCVETKSLKFYLSSYRSQNAFCESVTNRILADFVAACSPSWAQITGVFASRGGIRLTVTAEHGKK; from the coding sequence ATGGCCTCCAAACGCCCCGGCAACGTCTCCCTCCTCGGCCGCTCGGAAATGCGGATGCCCGCCACCCCCGGCGACGCCAAGCTGGAAACCTTCCCCAACCCGACCCCGAAGGGCCGCTACACCGTCCGCTTCGAGACCTCGGAATTCACCTCCCTCTGCCCCGTCACCGGCCAGCCCGACTTCGGCACCCTCCAGATCGAATACCGCCCCGCCAAGCTCTGCGTCGAGACGAAGTCCCTCAAGTTCTACCTCTCCTCCTACCGGAGCCAGAACGCCTTCTGCGAGAGCGTCACCAACCGCATCCTGGCCGACTTCGTCGCCGCCTGCTCCCCCAGCTGGGCGCAGATCACCGGCGTCTTCGCCTCCCGCGGCGGCATCCGCCTGACCGTCACGGCGGAACACGGCAAAAAGTAG
- a CDS encoding AsmA-like C-terminal region-containing protein → MALRLFRGILTVAALGIAVVAIFLFALNFYLNLSGTRHSVLTYASAAVGLPIQAEALRANVVKGISLLNPRAANPSSRREGTLIAAPAVTATYAPLALFFQHRLLLHQLILEKPVLSLEQGPDGRLLFPPPDNSPVPTDFFENLRLSIKSLAIEDGSIRVVGSDGHPLLSLDGVQHGGRLERNHGALRASGQFSAQALTLKNLQAANLEGTYAYGDGFFRLSKILGTAYHGQWSGSAQAARNAPALPCDFSLQATSLDLNELLKTVVAQPDVLSGALDLRLTGRATYDPVRATEAWDAQGSFTISNGQLIHVEFVQALAATLGIKDLAQPDFTQCQGDFSVTDGRVAITSFDLKAVNFELASTGPGSVEPDGTLRLPVQLTLLPELSRQLPSILAGQLSPSPGPDGGQILTFILTGTLTHTKVELPERLHSFQPKTPPPAPAPPTPAPTP, encoded by the coding sequence ATGGCGCTGCGCTTATTCCGGGGGATCCTGACCGTGGCCGCGCTGGGCATCGCAGTCGTAGCAATCTTCCTCTTCGCCCTCAATTTCTATCTGAACCTCTCGGGGACCCGCCACTCCGTCCTCACCTACGCCTCCGCCGCCGTCGGCCTGCCCATCCAGGCGGAAGCCCTCCGGGCCAACGTCGTCAAAGGCATCTCCCTGCTTAACCCCCGGGCGGCCAACCCCTCCTCCCGCCGGGAAGGCACCCTCATCGCCGCCCCGGCGGTCACCGCCACCTACGCGCCGCTGGCCCTCTTCTTCCAGCACCGCCTCCTCCTCCACCAGCTCATCCTGGAAAAGCCCGTCCTCTCCCTGGAGCAGGGCCCGGACGGCCGCCTCCTCTTCCCGCCGCCGGACAACTCCCCCGTCCCCACCGACTTCTTCGAAAACCTCCGCCTGAGCATCAAATCCCTGGCCATCGAGGACGGCTCCATCCGCGTCGTCGGCTCGGACGGCCATCCCCTCCTGAGCCTGGACGGCGTCCAGCACGGCGGGCGGCTGGAGCGCAACCACGGCGCCCTCCGCGCCTCCGGCCAATTCAGCGCCCAGGCCCTCACCCTCAAGAACCTCCAGGCCGCCAACCTGGAAGGCACCTACGCCTACGGCGACGGCTTCTTCCGCCTCTCCAAGATCCTGGGCACCGCCTACCACGGCCAATGGAGCGGCTCAGCCCAGGCCGCCCGCAACGCCCCCGCACTCCCGTGCGACTTCTCCCTCCAGGCCACCTCCCTCGACCTCAACGAGCTGCTCAAAACCGTCGTCGCCCAGCCCGACGTCCTCTCCGGCGCCCTCGACCTCCGCCTCACCGGCCGCGCCACCTACGACCCCGTCCGCGCCACGGAAGCCTGGGACGCCCAGGGCAGCTTCACCATCTCCAACGGCCAGCTCATCCACGTCGAATTCGTCCAGGCCCTCGCCGCCACCCTCGGCATCAAAGACCTCGCCCAGCCAGACTTCACCCAATGCCAGGGCGACTTCTCCGTCACCGACGGCCGCGTGGCCATCACCTCCTTCGACCTGAAAGCCGTCAACTTCGAGCTGGCCAGCACCGGCCCCGGCTCCGTCGAGCCGGACGGCACCCTGCGCCTCCCCGTCCAACTCACCCTCCTGCCGGAACTCTCCCGCCAGCTTCCCTCCATCCTGGCCGGGCAGCTCTCCCCCTCCCCCGGCCCGGACGGCGGCCAAATCCTCACCTTCATCCTCACCGGCACCCTGACCCACACCAAAGTCGAACTGCCGGAACGCCTCCACTCCTTCCAGCCAAAGACGCCTCCTCCGGCCCCGGCTCCCCCCACCCCCGCGCCCACCCCGTAA
- a CDS encoding DUF167 domain-containing protein, whose translation MAEKPYAAEDGGVRLAVRVTPRASRSEAVGVKAGSDGRPALQIRLAAPPVDGAANEELVAFLADALDVRKGDVALRSGKSGRLKMLFISGDPAALAARLEKLV comes from the coding sequence GTGGCTGAGAAGCCTTACGCCGCCGAGGACGGCGGCGTCCGCCTGGCCGTGCGGGTGACGCCCCGGGCGAGCCGGAGCGAGGCGGTGGGGGTGAAGGCGGGCTCCGACGGGCGGCCCGCGCTGCAAATCCGGCTGGCGGCCCCGCCGGTGGACGGCGCGGCGAATGAGGAGCTGGTGGCCTTCCTGGCCGACGCCTTGGACGTACGGAAAGGGGACGTGGCGCTGCGCTCCGGGAAGTCGGGGCGGCTGAAGATGCTCTTTATCTCCGGCGATCCGGCGGCGTTGGCGGCGCGGTTGGAGAAATTGGTCTAG
- a CDS encoding LysR family transcriptional regulator has translation MELRHLRYFVAIAEDLNFSKAARRLHVSQPPLTQAIQNLEKELGAKLFERTSRSVRLTDDGVFFLERARGILGQVTRAADDLRLRGSGKKEILRVGFAGGEAFFPATIRRFRKRFPQVHLEFIPSTERFSREFLQDDEADLNLGAYFPPDSQFDSRLWIEAELVAMVSTRHPLAKRKQISIEQLKNERLLLLPGLGRATDLGREALQFCREIGRFEPKIYRHYEDSRVTVTLVAVEAGAAVVSAFQALGNLPEVVFVPFREKTPKVQAGVVWRRDRATPALTAFLDELEESIRMTAENRPGGPKFQKNLLASPSQKKGYSKSAWYAD, from the coding sequence ATGGAATTGCGGCATTTGCGTTACTTCGTGGCGATCGCCGAGGATCTGAATTTTTCCAAAGCGGCGCGGCGCCTGCACGTTTCCCAGCCGCCTCTTACCCAGGCGATCCAGAATCTGGAAAAGGAGCTGGGAGCGAAGCTCTTTGAGCGAACCAGCCGGAGTGTGCGGCTGACGGATGACGGCGTTTTTTTTCTGGAGCGCGCCCGCGGTATTTTGGGCCAGGTGACCAGGGCCGCCGATGATCTGCGGCTGCGCGGCAGCGGGAAAAAGGAAATTCTCCGCGTTGGATTTGCGGGGGGAGAGGCTTTTTTCCCCGCGACAATTCGACGTTTTAGGAAGCGCTTTCCTCAGGTCCATCTGGAGTTCATTCCTTCCACGGAACGCTTCTCCCGCGAGTTTCTTCAGGACGATGAGGCCGATTTGAACCTGGGCGCGTATTTTCCCCCGGACTCTCAATTTGACTCGCGGCTTTGGATCGAGGCGGAGCTGGTGGCGATGGTCTCGACGCGGCATCCGCTTGCCAAGAGAAAGCAGATTTCCATTGAGCAATTGAAAAACGAGCGGCTTTTGCTGCTGCCCGGCTTAGGCCGGGCGACCGATTTGGGGCGGGAAGCCCTTCAGTTTTGCCGGGAAATCGGAAGATTTGAGCCGAAGATCTATCGTCACTATGAGGATTCCCGTGTGACGGTCACCCTTGTGGCGGTGGAGGCGGGAGCGGCGGTGGTCAGCGCTTTCCAGGCTCTGGGAAATTTGCCGGAGGTGGTTTTTGTGCCGTTTCGCGAAAAAACGCCGAAGGTTCAGGCGGGGGTTGTTTGGCGTCGCGACCGCGCTACCCCCGCGTTGACGGCATTTCTCGACGAGCTGGAGGAGTCGATCCGGATGACGGCGGAAAATCGGCCTGGCGGACCTAAGTTTCAGAAGAACCTTTTGGCCAGTCCTTCTCAGAAGAAGGGGTATTCGAAAAGCGCGTGGTACGCGGACTGA
- a CDS encoding diacylglycerol kinase family lipid kinase: MNRTCIILNPAARGERAGQLEVKLRALAPDADLKRTSASGDARLQAARAVEEGYRVIVAAGGDGTVNEVVNGIDGAHDRVTLGILPVGTVNVFALELGIPNSLEKAWEVVRRGRERRIDLARANGHYFVQLAGIGFDAQVVEKNDWGMKKLLGPLSYVLTAAQMMAQKPPRLTVRTETVEHEGAFVLLGNGRYYGGRFSMFPEADMEDGLLDVCVFEQMNPLALARYLQGVATGTHTKMDDVRYFKAARLSVTAEETVPVEVDGEMLGHLPCEFGLAQRALRVLAPERGGG, from the coding sequence ATGAATCGCACCTGCATTATTTTGAACCCCGCCGCGCGCGGGGAACGGGCGGGCCAGCTGGAGGTGAAGCTCCGGGCCCTGGCCCCGGATGCCGACCTAAAGCGGACCTCCGCCTCGGGCGACGCCCGCCTCCAGGCCGCCCGTGCGGTGGAGGAGGGTTACCGGGTCATCGTGGCCGCCGGAGGGGACGGGACGGTGAACGAGGTGGTCAACGGCATCGACGGGGCGCATGACCGGGTGACGCTGGGCATCCTGCCGGTGGGGACGGTCAACGTTTTTGCCCTGGAGCTGGGGATTCCCAACTCCTTGGAAAAGGCCTGGGAGGTGGTCCGCCGGGGGCGGGAGCGGCGGATCGACCTGGCCCGGGCCAACGGGCATTACTTTGTCCAGTTGGCGGGCATCGGCTTCGACGCCCAGGTGGTGGAGAAGAACGACTGGGGGATGAAGAAGCTGCTGGGCCCCCTGAGCTATGTCCTGACAGCCGCGCAGATGATGGCGCAGAAGCCGCCCCGGCTCACGGTGCGGACGGAGACGGTGGAGCATGAGGGGGCCTTTGTCCTGCTGGGGAACGGGCGCTATTACGGCGGCCGTTTTTCGATGTTCCCGGAGGCCGACATGGAGGACGGCTTGCTGGATGTGTGCGTGTTTGAGCAGATGAATCCGCTGGCTCTGGCCCGCTACCTGCAAGGGGTGGCGACGGGGACGCATACGAAGATGGACGACGTCCGCTATTTCAAGGCCGCGCGGCTCTCCGTCACGGCGGAGGAGACGGTGCCGGTGGAAGTGGACGGGGAGATGCTGGGCCATCTGCCGTGCGAGTTCGGCCTGGCGCAGCGCGCGCTGCGGGTCCTGGCGCCGGAGCGCGGCGGTGGCTGA
- a CDS encoding sigma-70 family RNA polymerase sigma factor, with product MPFGDDSETGIKLYLREIGQIPLLTREDEVRLAKKIKKGDMAARQQMITANLRLVVKIAHDYTNCGLPLLDLISEGNIGLMKAVDRFDPAKGGKLSTYAAWWIKQSIKRALANQSKTIRLPVHLVDKIARLRRIAMQLAEEFGRDPTDEELAEELGITPAKVTQLRTAAIRPASLDAKVGHDEDSASLGEIVKDESALTPYDLMQNSNLRKTVMDQLPLLDERERRIIALRFGLDDKKEMTLEEIGKKFKVTRERIRQLQNIGLRKILKAIEKKDKGRKIV from the coding sequence ATGCCCTTCGGCGACGATAGCGAGACAGGAATCAAACTTTACCTCAGGGAGATCGGGCAAATCCCCCTCCTCACCCGGGAAGACGAAGTCCGGCTGGCCAAAAAGATCAAAAAGGGCGACATGGCCGCCCGCCAGCAGATGATCACCGCCAACCTGCGGCTCGTCGTCAAAATCGCCCACGACTACACCAACTGCGGCCTCCCCCTCCTCGACCTCATCTCCGAGGGGAACATCGGCCTCATGAAAGCCGTCGACCGCTTCGACCCCGCCAAAGGCGGCAAACTCAGCACCTATGCCGCCTGGTGGATCAAACAATCCATCAAGCGCGCCCTGGCCAACCAGAGCAAAACCATCCGCCTCCCCGTCCACCTCGTCGACAAAATCGCCCGCCTCCGCCGCATCGCCATGCAGCTGGCCGAAGAATTCGGCCGCGACCCCACCGACGAAGAACTGGCCGAAGAACTGGGCATCACCCCCGCCAAAGTCACCCAGCTCCGCACCGCCGCCATCCGCCCCGCCTCCCTGGACGCCAAAGTCGGCCATGACGAAGACAGCGCCAGCCTGGGCGAAATCGTAAAAGACGAAAGCGCCCTGACCCCCTACGACCTGATGCAGAACAGCAACCTGCGCAAGACCGTCATGGACCAGCTCCCCCTCCTGGACGAGCGCGAGCGCCGCATCATCGCCCTCCGCTTCGGCCTGGACGACAAGAAAGAGATGACCCTCGAGGAAATCGGGAAAAAATTCAAAGTCACCCGCGAGCGCATCCGCCAGCTCCAAAACATCGGCCTGCGCAAAATCCTCAAAGCCATCGAAAAGAAAGACAAAGGCCGGAAAATCGTATGA
- the rsmD gene encoding 16S rRNA (guanine(966)-N(2))-methyltransferase RsmD, whose protein sequence is MSLRVVAGSAGGLHLKTPKGVTLRPTQDRIKQAMFSSLGARVPGARVLDLYAGTGALGIEALSRGAREAVFVEKERNGCRTITENLAHCRLETQGQVIQADALSYLRGTPRPFDLIFADPPYEKEAQAPPSPLPGLLRPWLAPGGAFIWEFFSGRDLPDLPGWTPLFHRRYGETTVAILTS, encoded by the coding sequence ATGTCCCTCCGCGTCGTCGCCGGGAGCGCCGGCGGCCTCCACCTCAAGACGCCGAAGGGCGTCACCCTCCGCCCCACCCAGGACCGCATCAAGCAGGCCATGTTCTCCAGCCTGGGCGCCCGCGTCCCTGGCGCCCGCGTCCTGGACCTCTACGCCGGCACCGGCGCCCTGGGCATCGAAGCCCTCAGCCGCGGCGCCCGGGAAGCCGTCTTCGTCGAAAAAGAGCGCAACGGCTGCCGCACCATCACGGAAAACCTCGCCCACTGCCGCCTGGAAACACAAGGCCAGGTCATTCAGGCCGACGCCCTCTCCTACCTGCGCGGAACGCCCCGCCCCTTCGACCTCATCTTCGCCGATCCCCCCTACGAAAAAGAGGCCCAGGCCCCCCCCTCCCCCCTCCCCGGCCTCCTCCGGCCCTGGCTGGCCCCCGGAGGCGCCTTTATTTGGGAATTCTTCAGCGGCCGCGACCTTCCGGACCTGCCCGGCTGGACCCCCCTCTTCCACCGCCGCTACGGAGAAACCACCGTCGCCATTTTGACGAGTTGA